The following are encoded together in the Nitrospira sp. genome:
- a CDS encoding Fe(2+)-trafficking protein, which yields MAEVACVTCGQTGEAISTPLFLGKLEAEVRSKVCLSCWKKWEGMRVMVINEYHVNLGDESGRELVRKQMKAFLKLGEPIDTSKVAENYRPTGG from the coding sequence ATGGCAGAGGTTGCATGTGTGACCTGTGGGCAAACCGGTGAAGCGATTTCGACTCCCCTGTTTCTGGGTAAGCTTGAAGCCGAGGTCAGAAGTAAGGTCTGTCTGAGCTGTTGGAAAAAGTGGGAAGGGATGCGCGTGATGGTGATCAATGAATATCACGTGAATCTCGGCGACGAGAGTGGCCGCGAGCTCGTACGCAAGCAGATGAAAGCGTTCTTGAAGCTCGGTGAGCCGATAGATACGTCAAAAGTTGCGGAGAACTATCGGCCAA